GGCGTCACCTTGATCATGTACAGCTGGCCGTTCAGGCGGTATTCCTCGACCTTCTCGTCGCCCTTCTGGATCAGGCGCACTTCCGGTTCCGGCTCGGCGGCGTTGGCGGGGCTGATCGCAGGCGGAGGCGGCACCACAGCCTTGGGCGGGGAGGCGGGCGCCTCGGCGGCCAGGGCGGAGGCCAGCGGCAGGAGGAGAAGCAGGGCGGTGAGGCGGCGCATGGTTTGTCCTTATTCGGTATGCGGTTTTCGAGTTCGGTTTCGATTTTTCCACGGGCGACCCGGTCCTGCCAGAGGACCGGATGCAAGTTGGAGCGCGCAGGGTCTGGCGATGCCAAGGCCGAGTCCGGCGGATGGCCTGCCGGCAGGACTGCCCTTCGCGGCCGCTTTTGGCCGGCGCATGGCTCTGCCTGATGCCCCGCGTTGTGAATGATACTGCGGCGGGGCGATTTCCGCGCCCCGCATCCGGCGGAAAAGCGCCGCGTCCGGGAAAAGATCGTAAATGGGTTCTACAGGTTGAGCAGTTGCTCGCGCTCTTCGGGCAACGCTTCGAAGCCGCG
This genomic window from Chromobacterium violaceum ATCC 12472 contains:
- a CDS encoding DUF2782 domain-containing protein; the protein is MRRLTALLLLLPLASALAAEAPASPPKAVVPPPPAISPANAAEPEPEVRLIQKGDEKVEEYRLNGQLYMIKVTPSHGVPYYLIDDNGSGNMRQIDPATRIVIPRWVLVRF